From Pedobacter sp. MC2016-14:
TTTAAAAGAAATAGAAGACGGTAATTTCCGTATGGACTTATACCATAGGCTAAATGTAATTAATATTCATGTTCCCCATTTAACAGAACGCATTGAAGATATTCCTGTAATTGCTGAAAACTTTTTAGATGAAATCTGTAAAGATTATGGCATACCAGTTAAAAAAATCAGTGATGCTGGTATGGTTGCTTTGCAATCCTTACCATGGACCGGTAACGTGAGAGAGCTGCATAACATGATTGAACGTTTGATTATTTTAAGTGATAAAACAATTACAGAACATGATGTGATAGCCTTTGCAAATCCAGGCGGAGGCACAAATATTGGTGCGGCAAATCACCAGCAAGTTACAGCCAATACTTCATCTTCAGCTGTTAATTACGACAAGTTCAGTAATTTTCAGGACTATAAAGATCATGCAGAAAAAGAGTTCATCAAATTTAAACTCGAAAAAAACAATTGGAATGTTTCTAAGACTGCTGATGATATTGACATCCAACGCAGCCATTTGTACAGCAAAATCGAGAAATTTGGCTTGAAGAGAGTCGCGGAATCATAAATAGTTTACACTTTGTAACCGTCATCTCGACAGAGCGCAGCGACGAGAGATCTGTTTTTACATGTTAAATGGATCTCTCCTATCGTCGAGATGACGATATTATTTCTCAATACGACGAACCTTTTTTATTCCATTTCAATAAAGCCCTGTGTCCGCCACTTTCAGCCAATGGTTTGGTGTAAATAGAGTACTTGTTCTTGCTCCTGTTAATCAGGTAAGCAATAGCTGAGGTGATCATTAACGGTACCATTAACACATATCCACCTGTAATCTCCGCAATTAAAAAAATACCGGTTAAAGGCGCATGCATAATGGCACTTAAAGATGCTGCCATTCCCGCCACTATAAAATTAGCCACGTTCACCTGCGCAAAGCCTAAGGTATTAATGGTGTAAGCCAAAACAAAACCTATCAATCCGCCCATAATTAAACTTGGGGCAAAGATACCGCCGTTTCCACCGGCACTAAGTGTAACAAGCGTAGCGGCAGACTTTGCAAAAACAGTCACAATGGTAAATAATATAATTACCCAGGGCAAAGTACTGTAACCAGAGAATATACTATTACTTACCACAGAACTATAACTCCCACTCAGTAAATTTTTAATGGTAATGTAACCCTCGCCATACAAAGTAGGAAATAAAAATACCATCCCGCCAAGCAAAGTACCACCTACCAATACTTTATAATAAGGATGCTTAATTTTATAAAAAGTCTTTTTTATAAAATAATAAGCTTTATTAAAATAGATAGAAAACAGCCCTATCAAAATTGCGAGTAAGACGTACCATATCAATGCGTTAAACTTCCATCCCTCGGTTACCAGAAAAAATAATTGTTCATTATAAAAAAGTCTTGCTATAACAGCTGCTGTTGCCGAAGCCAGCAATAATGGGATAAAAGAAGGAATCGTAAATTCCGGTAATAAAATCTCAATCGCAAAAACAATTCCGGCTATCGGACTATTAAATGCCCCTGCAATCCCTGCCGCAGCGCCACAGGCCAGCAACATCGTAGTTTCTCTATAAGACAGCCCCAAAAAACGGCCAACTACAGATCCTATACCTGCACCACTGGTCACAATGGGTGCTTCCAAACCCGTAGACCCACCAAAACCCACAGTCAATGCGGCAGTAATGATCTGCGAATAGATATTATGAGATTCTACCTTGCTAGACTTTTTGGATATCGTAAAAAGTAAAGGCGTAAGTCCTGTTTCAAACGTACCCTTTCTGATAAAACGTCTAACATACAATACTGAAAGCAAAATACCGATGAGCGGGAAAACAAGGAACAGGTAATATTTGTACTGCCAATGAAAACCACTTTGTAAAAAATCCTCAATGTGATGTGTAAGGGCTTTTAATAAAGATGCTGCCAATCCGGCCAATACCCCTACCACAAGTGCAGCAACAATCAAAAAGTTCCTGTTAGATATTTTAGTCCTCCTGTACTTATTGATTGCGTCTACATAATTAGCCAATTTTACATACATGTCCTTGATTTTCTAACTATCAAATTTATCCAGCAGCTTTATCAGCGTTGCAAAATCTTTAGGATAAGGTGCCTCTATTTCAATATCATTACCATCCATCCCCTTAAACACTAAATGCTTTGCATGTAATGCAAAACGTTTCATGATGGGGAGCTCCTCCTCATCTTTAGATAAGCGGTATCCCTTTTTAATGCTAGATAAAAACACTGGCTTTCCCCTGTACATGTCGTCACCAACAATAGCGGCACGCTGAGTAGCAAGGTGAATTCGGATCTGGTGCATTCTACCCGTAATGGGTTTGCACTCCACCAGTGTATAATGTCTGTAAAATTTGATGGAATTAAAGATGGTTTCTGCACGTTTACCTTCTTTACGATCTATGGTTACACTTTTATTACCATCATTTAAAATAGGCAAATCAATAAATAACTCTTCAAAAGTAAACTGACCATCAACAACAGCATGATAGGTTTTCTTAACCTTCCGTTTTTCGAACTGCATAGATACAGAACGGTAAGCTTCAGGGTTCTTGGCAATAATAATTGCGCCAGAAGTTTCTTTATCTAATCGGTGACAAACTTGTGCATCTGCACTGTACTGTTTAGCAAGACGAAGGATATTTACTTCTCCGGAGCCGCCACGTTCATCCAGAGAGGCTACAAATGGCGGCTTATTAACAACAATATGATCATGATCTTCAAACAAGATCAAATCTTTAAAGGAAGGATATTTCAAGGATATAAATTTAAAACTCTACAAAAGTACAATTTCATATCTTAATCCATGAACTACCGGGACAAATGATTAAGAAAGTTCAAATTTATAGCCTACGCCTTTTACAGTAGCTACGTAACTTTCACCTAATTTTTCCCTTAATTTACGAATGTGCACGTCTATAGTCCGGTTGGTTACCACTACAGAGTCTTCCCAAATGTTCTTCAGAATAGATTCCCTTGTGTAAACCTTGCCTGGTTTAGAGGCCAGCAAGTAAAGCAATTCAAATTCCTTTTTAGCCAAAACAACCTTCTTTCCATCCTGGTATACCAAATAAGCTTCCCTGTCAATTACCAGGTCACCAATTTCCACTTTATTTTCAGAAATCTCATCGTTGCTTACATTCCTTCTCAAAATTGCATTGATACGGCTCACCAGTGCACGTGGTTTAATAGGCTTAGCAATATAATCGTCGGCACCAACATTAAATCCGGCAATCTCAGAATATTCTTCACTGCGGGCAGTTAAAAAAACCATAAAAGTATTTTTAAATTCAGGTATAGCACGCATTAACCTGCAAGCCTCAATGCCATCCATTTTAGGCATCATAATATCCAGGATAATTAAATCCGGATGAACTTTTTTAGCCAGCGCAATCCCCTCTTGTCCGTTATTTGCCACAAAAACCTGATAACCTTCTTTCTTAAGGTTGTATTCAACTAATTCTAAAATATCCGGTTCATCGTCAACAATTAATATTTTCTGTTTTACACCACTCATAGCATTTAAATATTTGTTACGAAAATAGACATAAAGATGAACGTTCAGGTTAAAGCAAGGTTAACAAATTGTTAACAGCACTTATTTTTTAACATGAACTTACAATTTTGGTAAACTCTTGTTTAAAAAGGACTGTAAGTCTGCTGCTCTTAAATTTTTTGCAATGATTTTTCCTGATGGATCAATCAGGAAAGAAGCAGGAATAGCTTCAACCTGAAACAACTTAACAGAAGGGCCATCAAAGTCCTGAAGTTCACCTGCATGCGTCCAGGTTAAACCGTCAGTCTGTATGGCCTGTTTCCATTGTTTGGGATCTTTATCAAGAGAAACACTAAGAATGGTAAAGTTTCTGTCTTTATAATTTTTGTAAGCCTGAACTACATTTGGATTTTCTTCCCGGCAAGGCCCACACCAGGATGCCCAGAAATCAAGCAATACATATTTACCCTTAAAGTCTGAAAGTTTGATATTTTTTCCTTCTATCGTATTTATGGTAAAATCTGGCGCAATCGCACCTGTTTGAACGCTTTTTAACTTAGCCATGCGCGTTAAGAACTCCACCACTGCAGCATTTTTCCCAAATGTACTGCCAATCTTATCCGAATAGGCAATCATCTCCTTTTCATAAACAGAAGGATTGAGTAAATTAATGGCATAAAAACCCGTCAGCGTAGTTGGGTTATCCTGTGCAAATTTCAATATTGCAGCATCTAGTTGCTCTGCTTCTTTTGTATAACCAGGCATCAAACGTTCAATAATCTGCTGTCTTTTGGCTGGCTCCTTTGCTACCTGATCATCAAACAACTGTTTAATTTCGGCAAGTTTCTGGATGTGCTTATTTTTCGTCGTATTCAAATCCTGAAGTTTATCAGCCTCCTCCGCACCAGAAAGACTATAATGCATATCTTTATCGTCTAAATCAGCATTAAGTTGAATACGGTCGCCATTCTTAGCAATAATCATATATTCATTTGAACCGACGGTAACTTTAAAAAAGTCTACCCCTTCAGTTTCGTGTTTGAATTTAAATTCACCTTTATCAGATAAAACTGTAGAATCCAGAGGTATTGGATTTGCCTTATCCATGGCAAAAAGATATACTTTAGCCTGCGGGGCAGAATGCTCAAAAGCACCTTCTAGTATAAATTTATCCTCGTTGGCACATCCTCCAAATAGCAATGCAGCCATCAAAACAGCTCCAAATCTCTTCATCATCATTTATTTAAGTTTTTCCTCCAGCAACGCACTTACCTTTTGAGGGTCAGCTTTGCCTTTTGCAAGCTTAATCACTTCACCAACAAACAAGCCTAGTACCCCTTTTTTACCTTTTTTATAAGCTTGCACCTGAGCCGCATACTTTTCCAATACCTGGTCGGCAAAAACACTAAGTTCGTCTACGTTATCCTCAATAAGTAAATTCATTTCCTCAGCAAGGGCAAATACATTTCCTCCATCACCTTTCATCAGCGCAGGCAAAAGCTGCTGTAACGCCACTTGCTGGGTAATTTTCTTATCGTCAACGAGGTTAACAACCGCGGCAAACTGCGTCGCAGTTAGGTTAATGTCTTTTATCAATATCCCTTTTTCATTTAACATCGCCCTTACAGGACCAACCAACCAGTTTACAAGGCTCTTTGGCGTTTTTACGTCCAGAAGTGTAGCATTAAAAAAGGACAACAAATCAGTATCTTCAGCAAGAATTACCGCATCAGAAAGCGACACACCTAAATCTTTCATTAGCTGTTCCGTAATCGCTCTTGGTAAGGCTGGCATTCCAGCTTTAAGTTCCAACAGCCATTCGTCTGATATGGATACAGGAGGGAGATCAGGATCAGGAAAATAACGGTAGTCATTTGCCATTTCCTTAGTTCGCATAGGCGAAGTAGTACCCTGTTCAGCATCAAAATTTAAAGTACTCTGTACAATCGCCCCTCCGCTCAACACCAGCTCTTTCTGTCTGATGTATTCAAAATCCATAGCACGGCGAACATTACGGATAGAATTCAGGTTTTTCACCTCACACCGTGTGCCAAATTCAGTGCTGCCTGCTTCACGGATGGAAATATTCGCATCGCAGCGCAAGCTCCCCTCTTCCATATTGCCATCACTAACATTTAAATGCCGAACCAGCTTTCTCATTTCAGTTAGCAATACCGAAGCTTCTTCAGCACTCCTGATATCCGGTTCAGTAACAATTTCTATCAAAGGTACACCCGCCCGGTTTAAGTCTACAAAAGAATACTGCTCATCCTGATCGTGCATACTCTTTCCCGCGTCCTCTTCCAGGTGTATTCTGTTGATACCGATCCTGCGTTCCGTACCATCGCTAAGCGTCAAATCGATATAACCATTCTTACAAATAGGCTCATTGTCCTGAGTAATCTGATAACCCTTTGGCAAATCCGCATAAAAGTAATTTTTACGGTCAAAGTAGTTCAGCTGATTAATGGTGCAATTTAGGGCTAGTCCCATTCTAACTGCCTTTTCAACCACTGCTTTGTTTAGTTTTGGAAGCGCACCCGGCAAACCCAAAGACACAGCAGAGATGTGTTCGTTTCCACTGGCACCAAAAGAAGCGCTGTCAGAAGAAAATATTTTTGATTTCGTATTTAACTGTACATGAATCTCTAAGCCAGAAACCAATTCAAATTCCGGAACGTCAAGGTTTGTATTTGTACTCATTTATCAGCAATGGATTAAACTTATTATATAGACTACAGTCCTACAAATATAAACCAAATATGTTGACCGCCATGATTAAAACACAATTATCACTTTGGCACAGCATTTGGATTATAACACACACACAAATGATTAAAACTATGAAACGATTAATTCTATTTGCGTTGCTTGGGATCGGATCCCTGGCCGCGATGCCAGCAAAAGCACAGGTAAGTTTAAACGTACACATTGGTCCAAGACCACAACCAGTAGTGTACTACAGCAATCCAAGACCTGTTGTTGTACGGTCTGTTAGGTACTATGAACCCAGACGAGTACAATACGTAAGGGCTAACAATTACCGCAGGCCAAATGTAGTTGTAGTGAAACACAAACATTATAAACACCATAATAATCACCATAGAGGTAATAATGGTCATGGCATAGGTGGCCGCCACTAAATAAAAAGGGGGGAATTCGTTAAGATTCCCCCCTTTTCTGTTACTTAATAAACGTGTGGGCCTTTTCCAGCACAGCCGTCAGGCCACTGGCATTTTTACCTCCGGCAGTGGCATAAAAGGGTTGTCCCCCGCCCCCGCCCTGTATGTCTTTAGCAAGCTCCCGCACAATTGCAGAAGCATTCATGCCCTTATCCTTTACCAGATTCTCAGAAAGCATCACCGTAATACCAGGCTTATCATCAATTAAAGTTGTCAAAACAAGATACAAGTCATCAACAATATCCTTTACACCAAAAGCTAAGTTTTTCACCGCCTCCGCATTAGGAAGCTCAACATGTACCGCAATCATATTTACACCGTTAATGGTTTTAAGATGATGCACAATCTCATGTTTTAAGCCTGCAGCGTGTTCTCCGGCGGCTTTATCTGCGTCTTTTTTAAGTTTCGCATTTTCCTCCAGTAGTCCAGATACCGCGGCTGTAAGGTCTTTATTGCCTTTTAATAAGGCACGCAATTCGTTTAGTTCCTTATTTTGGTGCAATACAAAAGCTTCCGCTTTATCTGCAGTAATCGCTTCTATACGTCTTACGCCCGCGGCAACGGCGCTTTCCGAAATTATTTTAAAATAACCAATCTGTCCGGTTGCCTTTACATGCGTGCCACCACAAAGCTCCTTAGAATAGTGGTCATCAAAAGTAATGATCCGCACCAACTCACCATATTTCTCTCCAAAAAGCGCGGTAACACCACTGGATATAGCCTCATCATATGGTACATAACGCTGTTCTTTTAAAGGAATATTTTCCCGCACCTTCTGATTCACCAGATGCTCAATTTTTGCCAGTTCTTCCTCAGTAATCTTCGCAAAATGAGAAAAGTCAAAACGCAGGTAGTCCGCATTTACCAGAGAACCTTTTTGGTTCACATGTGTACCCAACACCTTTTTTAACGCTGCATGAAGCAGATGCGTAGCCGTATGGTTGTCTTGAGATAACAAACGCTTACCCTCGTCTATTACTGCCCAGAAAAATCCTTCAACATCTTCAGGTAAAGTGTCTGTATAATGAACAATCACACCATTTTCCTTTTTTGTATCGGTCACTTCAACAGAAAACAGGCGGCTATGGTCTTCTAATCTGCCGGTATCACCTACCTGTCCGCCACTTTCAGCATAAAAAGGAGTCTTGCTCAATACCATCTGGTAGTGTTCTTTACCTTTAGAATTTACCTTACGGTACTTTATGATTTTTGTTTCCGCCTCAAAATCGTCATAACCTACAAACTCAACTTCAAGCTCCGGATGAACAGCAACCCAGTCGCCTGTATCAATTGCGGTAGCAGCCCTTGAACGCTCTTTTTGTTTCAAAAGTGCTTTTTGATACTCTTCCATATCTACCGTCCAGCGCTGCTCTCTTGCCATCAGTTCAGTCAGGTCAATTGGGAAACCATAGGTATCCTGCAATTCAAATGCAAATTCACCAGATATGACCATTTGGTCTTTCAAAATACTGTAAACCCAGGCATCCTCAAAAGATTTCTCCAGTTCAATAGCATTCTCAGACATCAGCAATTCCCCTTGTTTCCGGGTATAATTTTCAAAGCGCTGAATCCCTGTCGCCAGTGTTCTTAAAAAGGAAATCTCCTCTTCCAGAACTACCTTCTGTACAAATTCCTGCTGCAATACCAATTCCTCAAAAACACCACTAAACTGATTGGCCAAAACTGGCACCAATTGGTTTAAAAAGGGCTCCTTCAAGTTTAAAAATGTGTAAGCATAACGTACTGCACGGCGTAAAATCCGGCGGATAACATATCCTGCCTTCGTATTAGAGGGAAGTTGTCCATCCGCAATTACAAAAGAAATTGCCCGGATATGGTCAGCCATCACACGCATGGCGATGTCAGTTTTTTCATCAGCACCATATACTACATCAGCATGGGCGGCGATGAACTGAATCAGGGGTTGAAATACGTCTGTATCATAGTTAGATGACTTCTGCTGCAATACGCGCACCAATCGCTCAAAACCCATTCCGGTATCAACATGTTGAGCTGGTAAAGGCTGTAAAGAACCATCTTTCAGTCGGTTAAACTGCATAAATACATTGTTCCAGATCTCTATAACCTGAGGATGGTCTGCATTCACCAAATCTTTTCCACTAACTGCTGCACGCTCCTCAGCAGTACGACAATCTACATGAATTTCAGAGCAGGGACCACATGGGCCAGTATCTCCCATCTCCCAGAAATTGTCTTTTTTATTACCTAAAATGATGCGGTCTTCCGGCACAAATTGCTTCCAGATCTCAAAAGCTTCCGTATCTCTCGGCAAGCCCTCTCTTTCATCACCCTCAAAAATGGAAACATACAATTGATCTTTAGGAATTTTATAAACTTCAGTCAGTAGTTCCCAACTCCAGCTCAATGCTTCTTTCTTAAAATAATCACCAAAACTCCAGTTGCCCAACATTTCAAACATGGTATGGTGATAGGTATCAATACCTACCTCCTCCAGATCATTGTGCTTTCCAGACACACGCAAACAACGTTGCGTATCTGTTACACGGGGATATTTTATGGCTGCCTCACCTAAAAACAAATCTTTAAACTGATTCATACCTGCATTGGTAAACATCAGGGTAGGATCATTTTTTACCACTATGGGTGCCGATGGAACGATATGATGTTGTTTAGATTCAAAAAATTTTAAGTAAGCCTGCCTGATTTCTTTTGCTGTCATGTTATAGATATTGTGCAACAAAATTAAAATTTTATTGCGGTATTCTACTAAAATCCCTTTACATTTGACTACTTTAAATAAAAGCCGTAATCAACTCATAATCAACATAAAAATATGCCTTACAAAGAACGGGAAATCAATAAAATGTATTACACCATGGGTGAAGTCACCGAAATGTTTGGTGTAAATGCTTCTCAGATCCGCTTTTATGAAAAGGAATTTGAAGTGCTGCAGCCTAAGAAAAATAAAAAAGGAAACAGACTGTTCAGTCCGGAAGACATAGAAAACCTGAAGATTATATTTCACCTGGTAGACGATAAAGGTTTTACCCTTAAAGGAGCCAAAGAACATCTAAAAAATAACAGTAGTGAAGTAAAGGAAAATCAAAAAATCATCGATTCCCTTGAAAAACTGAAAAGCTTTTTGCTGAAGCTTAACGATGAAATTTAATTATTTTAACATTTTCTTCTCTTTCTCAAAATAAAAAAACTTATTCCGGGTTACTATGCCCGGAACAAAAACTCCATTCTTAAAAAGAACCGCAACGGCGCTTGCCTTTATCGCAGTCAGCACCCATTTTGCCCATGCGCAACAACTCCAGGACCAGTTTATCAGAGACCTGGTAGAAAGTCTTGCTGAAACAGTTCCTGAAGATTATGATCTTTCAGAAATCAGCGATCGCTTACATTATTACAATAAGCACCCTATAGACTTAAACCACAGCAGCGGCGAAACGCTAAAAAACCTGATCTTCCTCAGCCCTTTACAAATCAGCAACTTATTCAATCATTTAAAAACAAATGGCATGCTGCTGGACCTGCTTGAACTTCAATCCATAAATGGATTTGATGTAGAAACAATTCAAAAAATAATGCCTTTTGTTACTTTACGTAGCGAGGGCAGGCTCAACAGCTTATCCCTTAAAAATCTAAGCAGTAAGGGTAATCATGATCTCATTTTAAGATACGCCAAAACGCTGGAAGTTCAAAAGGGTTTTACAGATCTTCCCGGAAGCAGGTATCTCGGCAGCCCTGAAAAACTATTGGGCAGGTATCATTACAACTACAATGATCTGCTCTCCGTATTTCTTATTGTAAAAAAGGATGCAGGAGAATATCTGTTTGCTGGAAATAACAAGCGTAGTTTTGATTTTATGTCTGCCCACATTGCCTTAAGCAATGTGGGTCGTTTAAAAAAAATAGTAGTGGGTGATTATAACCTGCAATTTGGGCAGGGCTTAACCTTATGGACAGGTTTTGGCTACGGAAAAGGACCAGATGTAACCAGTGTAGCTAAAAAAGACCTCGGACTCAAACCCTCCACCTCTTCAAATAATCTGGCCTACCTTAGAGGTGTCTCCGCAACAATTACCCTATTCAAAGACATAGACTTTAGCCCCTTCATTTCATTAAAAAAATTAGATGCCAGTTTATCCAAACCGGTAGATGAAGTACAAACGCTGGTCAATCTAAGCACCAGTGGCTTGCACCGCACTGCTACAGAGATAAAAAACAAAGGCAGTCAGGAGCAAATGCTGTATGGGGCAGCTTTACAATACCATAACAATAACCTCAGTATAGGCACGGTACTGTACCATTCCAGCTACAAGCATCCATTTATAACCGGTACATCAGCCTATAACAAATATAGTTTTACAGGCCGCCAGCTTAGTAACGCTGGCCTGCATTACAATTACACTTACAATAACCTCTATTTATATGGAGAAGCTGCACACAGCATCAATGGTGGCAGCGCATTTATCAATGGGGTAATGGCCAGCTTGTCCAGAACCATTTCAGCCGTATTAGTCCATCGTTGGTATGCTGTAAATTACCATAATTTCTTTGCCCAGGGCATGGGGGAAAACAGCGAAGCAAATAATGAAAAAGGGTTATACGCTGGCTTAAACTTTATCCCCAATAAAACCTGGAACGCAGCCCTTTATGCAGACGTATTTCAATTCCCCTGGCTAAAATACCGCATTGATGCAGCATCCGGAGGTTACGATTTGCTGAGCCAGCTCAGCTTTAATCCTTCTAAGACCTTCAAAAGCATCGCCCGTTTAAAAGTTAAACTGAAGGCGCAAAATCCAGATGATCCACTGTCAGAAAACTTGCTTGATGAGGTTTATAAATATAATTATAGACTAAAATCAGACTATCAATACAACAGGAAGCTTAGTTTCCAAAACTGTATTGAAACTGTTCAGTATAAAAAAGGAAAATCAAAAACAGAAACCGGTATTTTAGTCTATCAGGATATTGACTACAGTTTTCCTAAAACCGCACTTTCAGGAAACTTACGTCTGGCCTGGTTTCATACCTCATCTTACAACAGTCGTTTATATGCTTATGAAGAAGATGTTTTGTATGGTTTTGGCTCCGGAATGTACAATGGTCAGGGGTACAGAACTTTTCTTAACCTCAGGTATAGATTAGGTAAACGCATTAACATCTGGACCCGGTATGCTATTTCCATCTACCCTAACTTAACTACAATTAGCTCAGGGCTGGATGAAATACAGGGCAATAAAAAATCGGAGTTTAAAATTCAGCTGCGTTATGAATTCTGAAAAACTGGTTTACGGTGCCGAAATTGTCTTCGTCAGATTGTTACTGCCCTTATGCTTTGGCATATTTTTCAGCGATTTAACAGAAGCCCAACACCTCAATTACATCATCTTTTTAACCGCATTAACATTTAGCACATTGTGCGCCATAAATATCTTTTATCGGAAGCTAAAAATCTACTTTATCAAGGCAGCACCGGTATTGCTGTACTATGTGCTTATCTTTTTGATAGGCATGTTATCCGGAATGCTCCGCAACCAGTCACAGCATGCCGGGCATTTCAGTAAGCAGCCCTTTCGCTATCTAAAACTATTGGTTGATGATGAACCTCAGCAAAAAGGGAACATCGTGAGGATAACTGCCCTTGTAATCGGCGCAATTACAG
This genomic window contains:
- a CDS encoding response regulator transcription factor, whose product is MSGVKQKILIVDDEPDILELVEYNLKKEGYQVFVANNGQEGIALAKKVHPDLIILDIMMPKMDGIEACRLMRAIPEFKNTFMVFLTARSEEYSEIAGFNVGADDYIAKPIKPRALVSRINAILRRNVSNDEISENKVEIGDLVIDREAYLVYQDGKKVVLAKKEFELLYLLASKPGKVYTRESILKNIWEDSVVVTNRTIDVHIRKLREKLGESYVATVKGVGYKFELS
- the gatB gene encoding Asp-tRNA(Asn)/Glu-tRNA(Gln) amidotransferase subunit GatB gives rise to the protein MSTNTNLDVPEFELVSGLEIHVQLNTKSKIFSSDSASFGASGNEHISAVSLGLPGALPKLNKAVVEKAVRMGLALNCTINQLNYFDRKNYFYADLPKGYQITQDNEPICKNGYIDLTLSDGTERRIGINRIHLEEDAGKSMHDQDEQYSFVDLNRAGVPLIEIVTEPDIRSAEEASVLLTEMRKLVRHLNVSDGNMEEGSLRCDANISIREAGSTEFGTRCEVKNLNSIRNVRRAMDFEYIRQKELVLSGGAIVQSTLNFDAEQGTTSPMRTKEMANDYRYFPDPDLPPVSISDEWLLELKAGMPALPRAITEQLMKDLGVSLSDAVILAEDTDLLSFFNATLLDVKTPKSLVNWLVGPVRAMLNEKGILIKDINLTATQFAAVVNLVDDKKITQQVALQQLLPALMKGDGGNVFALAEEMNLLIEDNVDELSVFADQVLEKYAAQVQAYKKGKKGVLGLFVGEVIKLAKGKADPQKVSALLEEKLK
- a CDS encoding chloride channel protein — translated: MYVKLANYVDAINKYRRTKISNRNFLIVAALVVGVLAGLAASLLKALTHHIEDFLQSGFHWQYKYYLFLVFPLIGILLSVLYVRRFIRKGTFETGLTPLLFTISKKSSKVESHNIYSQIITAALTVGFGGSTGLEAPIVTSGAGIGSVVGRFLGLSYRETTMLLACGAAAGIAGAFNSPIAGIVFAIEILLPEFTIPSFIPLLLASATAAVIARLFYNEQLFFLVTEGWKFNALIWYVLLAILIGLFSIYFNKAYYFIKKTFYKIKHPYYKVLVGGTLLGGMVFLFPTLYGEGYITIKNLLSGSYSSVVSNSIFSGYSTLPWVIILFTIVTVFAKSAATLVTLSAGGNGGIFAPSLIMGGLIGFVLAYTINTLGFAQVNVANFIVAGMAASLSAIMHAPLTGIFLIAEITGGYVLMVPLMITSAIAYLINRSKNKYSIYTKPLAESGGHRALLKWNKKGSSY
- the alaS gene encoding alanine--tRNA ligase is translated as MTAKEIRQAYLKFFESKQHHIVPSAPIVVKNDPTLMFTNAGMNQFKDLFLGEAAIKYPRVTDTQRCLRVSGKHNDLEEVGIDTYHHTMFEMLGNWSFGDYFKKEALSWSWELLTEVYKIPKDQLYVSIFEGDEREGLPRDTEAFEIWKQFVPEDRIILGNKKDNFWEMGDTGPCGPCSEIHVDCRTAEERAAVSGKDLVNADHPQVIEIWNNVFMQFNRLKDGSLQPLPAQHVDTGMGFERLVRVLQQKSSNYDTDVFQPLIQFIAAHADVVYGADEKTDIAMRVMADHIRAISFVIADGQLPSNTKAGYVIRRILRRAVRYAYTFLNLKEPFLNQLVPVLANQFSGVFEELVLQQEFVQKVVLEEEISFLRTLATGIQRFENYTRKQGELLMSENAIELEKSFEDAWVYSILKDQMVISGEFAFELQDTYGFPIDLTELMAREQRWTVDMEEYQKALLKQKERSRAATAIDTGDWVAVHPELEVEFVGYDDFEAETKIIKYRKVNSKGKEHYQMVLSKTPFYAESGGQVGDTGRLEDHSRLFSVEVTDTKKENGVIVHYTDTLPEDVEGFFWAVIDEGKRLLSQDNHTATHLLHAALKKVLGTHVNQKGSLVNADYLRFDFSHFAKITEEELAKIEHLVNQKVRENIPLKEQRYVPYDEAISSGVTALFGEKYGELVRIITFDDHYSKELCGGTHVKATGQIGYFKIISESAVAAGVRRIEAITADKAEAFVLHQNKELNELRALLKGNKDLTAAVSGLLEENAKLKKDADKAAGEHAAGLKHEIVHHLKTINGVNMIAVHVELPNAEAVKNLAFGVKDIVDDLYLVLTTLIDDKPGITVMLSENLVKDKGMNASAIVRELAKDIQGGGGGQPFYATAGGKNASGLTAVLEKAHTFIK
- a CDS encoding MerR family transcriptional regulator; the encoded protein is MPYKEREINKMYYTMGEVTEMFGVNASQIRFYEKEFEVLQPKKNKKGNRLFSPEDIENLKIIFHLVDDKGFTLKGAKEHLKNNSSEVKENQKIIDSLEKLKSFLLKLNDEI
- a CDS encoding TlpA disulfide reductase family protein, translated to MMMKRFGAVLMAALLFGGCANEDKFILEGAFEHSAPQAKVYLFAMDKANPIPLDSTVLSDKGEFKFKHETEGVDFFKVTVGSNEYMIIAKNGDRIQLNADLDDKDMHYSLSGAEEADKLQDLNTTKNKHIQKLAEIKQLFDDQVAKEPAKRQQIIERLMPGYTKEAEQLDAAILKFAQDNPTTLTGFYAINLLNPSVYEKEMIAYSDKIGSTFGKNAAVVEFLTRMAKLKSVQTGAIAPDFTINTIEGKNIKLSDFKGKYVLLDFWASWCGPCREENPNVVQAYKNYKDRNFTILSVSLDKDPKQWKQAIQTDGLTWTHAGELQDFDGPSVKLFQVEAIPASFLIDPSGKIIAKNLRAADLQSFLNKSLPKL
- a CDS encoding RluA family pseudouridine synthase — translated: MKYPSFKDLILFEDHDHIVVNKPPFVASLDERGGSGEVNILRLAKQYSADAQVCHRLDKETSGAIIIAKNPEAYRSVSMQFEKRKVKKTYHAVVDGQFTFEELFIDLPILNDGNKSVTIDRKEGKRAETIFNSIKFYRHYTLVECKPITGRMHQIRIHLATQRAAIVGDDMYRGKPVFLSSIKKGYRLSKDEEELPIMKRFALHAKHLVFKGMDGNDIEIEAPYPKDFATLIKLLDKFDS